From Drosophila yakuba strain Tai18E2 chromosome 2L, Prin_Dyak_Tai18E2_2.1, whole genome shotgun sequence, one genomic window encodes:
- the LOC6527736 gene encoding beta-alanine-activating enzyme isoform X2, giving the protein MADIIYLGTPITFDPFVVEFFLALQNGATLLTSRHSMRDFPSKVLSALFPDNLATPGITILQMTPSLFRQFGASSIRERVLSRSSSLRVLLLGGEPFPSNAELVTWTNPSVLMQKHICNIYGITEISCWSLLHIVQSLQSPVPLGTPIDTDTILRIGCQDDGTPQQGELFLGSAKRRCYIPEVDDQAKEDLGICFRATGDLVTRQKDGTLFYSERSNDVVKRAGNRISLGVITRKIQKCLPSTELTTCLWLEDLQKLICCIRSLEAKTRVEQRVQTFDILSKVSIAEQPDRFVYLQHFPCNVHGKLDKQQLLKMCIPLAQPAQQILKSYLHDRLECVEESDDNLPKKQRLEDAAPCGYDLSFRQAGGTSFHAITICREIGLQMCIDDEQRHLFEMLLDENIPLRTVLRFLDTAKLVANNIKRKNVEPAVAAPSCQGLIIKRIEQPVLKLQFYWKVNFEKCIDSPVTEYEGRFICVGAHSKILRTLNPQTGIEYSAVKLPDRIECKVTFLSEQLAMVGCYDGCLYGFNPQTGDIVFRVGIGGMIKSQPMLTADGRRIIVCSYADDYNVYCLSAERQEVLWCLRIGEKPIFASPLELPREQSLIVCTLDGSYSRVAITDGSVEWTQKYREPVFSTPVLLESMSNIFLSAEVAGRVHACHVGNGKILATFSTEGNIFSSLVVKTPPTFMGHSFAVFGCIDQHVYCLRCKTGSGGKSVDFELHWKVNVGAPVYATPTLLTVQPNGLLVWCAATNGRVMLMNFRNGEIQWSDKLPGEVFSSACFIEDLRRIFVGCRDNFLYCLGI; this is encoded by the exons ATGGCCGACATCATTTACCTTGGCACACCCATCACCTTCGATCCCTTCGTGGTGGAGTTCTTTCTAGCTCTTCAAAATGGAGCTACGTTATTGACCAGTCGTCACTCCATGAGGGATTTTCCAAGCAAGGTGCTAAGTGCCCTCTTCCCCGACAACCTGGCGACGCCTGGTATCACCATACTGCAGATGACTCCATCGCTGTTTCGGCAATTTGGAGCTTCTTCCATCAGAGAGCGAGTGCTAAGCAGATCCAGTTCATTGAG AGTTCTACTCCTTGGTGGCGAACCATTTCCTAGCAATGCCGAGCTCGTTACATGGACGAATCCGAGTGTCCTAATGCAGAAACACATATGCAACATATATGGAATCACAGAAATATCCTGCTGGAGCCTCTTGCACATCGTTCAGTCATTACAATCACCTGTGCCTTTGGGAACGCCTATTGACACGGACACGATTCTACGGATTGGATGCCAAGACGATGGAACCCCACAGCAAGGAGAGCTCTTTCTGGGTAGTGCCAAGCGTCGTTGCTATATCCCAGAAGTTGATGACCAGGCGAAAGAAGACTTAGGCATATGTTTCAGAGCGACAGGAGATCTGGTCACTCGACAAAAGGATGGCACACTGTTCTATAGCGAGAGGTCGAACGATGTGGTGAAGCGTGCTGGCAATCGTATTAGCTTGG GTGTAATCACtcgaaaaattcaaaagtGTCTGCCGAGCACTGAACTGACTACTTGCCTGTGGCTCGAAGACTTGCAGAAACTTATTTGCTGCATTCGCTCTTTAGAGGCAAAAACTAGAGTGGAACAGCGCGTCCAGACCTTTGATATACTCTCCAAGGTATCGATTGCCGAGCAGCCAGATAGATTTGTCTATCTACAACACTTTCCATGTAACGTACACGGCAAACTGGACAAGCAACAGCTCCTCAAGATGTGCATTCCTCTTGCTCAGCCAGCTCAGCAAATTTTAAAGAGTTATCTGCACGATAGACTGGAATGTGTTGAAGAGTCTGATGATAACTTACCGAAGAAGCAGCGACTGGAAGACGCAGCTCCCTGTGGCTATGACTTAAGTTTTCGCCAGGCGGGTGGCACATCGTTTCATGCCATCACCATTTGCCGGGAGATAGGTCTACAAATGTGCATCGATGATGAGCAACGCCACTTGTTCGAAATGCTACTGGATGAGAACATTCCGTTGCGTACAGTGCTAAGATTCTTGGACACAGCCAAGTTGGTGGCCAACAACATCAAGCGGAAGAATGTTGAGCCAGCGGTAGCGGCCCCGTCCTGCCAAGGTCTGATAATTAAACGTATCGAACAGCCGGTTCTCAAGCTTCAGTTCTACTGGAAGGTAAACTTCGAAAAGTGCATAGACTCCCCAGTGACCGAATACGAGGGACGCTTCATCTGCGTGGGCGCACATTCCAAAATTCTTCGAACACTTAATCCCCAGACGGGGATCGAATACAGCGCAGTCAAACTTCCTGACCGTATCGAATGTAAGGTGACGTTTCTCAGCGAGCAGCTCGCAATGGTGGGCTGCTACGACGGATGCCTGTACGGGTTCAATCCCCAAACTGGTGACATTGTATTTCGCGTTGGTATTGGGGGCATGATTAAGTCGCAGCCCATGCTAACCGCCGATGGTCGTCGAATTATTGTATGCAGCTATGCGGATGACTACAATGTCTATTGCTTGTCGGCCGAGCGGCAGGAGGTGCTGTGGTGCCTAAGGATCGGTGAAAAGCCGATCTTCGCGAGCCCGCTGGAGCTGCCAAGGGAACAGTCGCTGATAGTCTGCACCTTGGACGGCAGCTACTCGCGCGTGGCCATCACCGATGGCTCAGTGGAGTGGACGCAGAAATATAGGGAACCCGTATTCTCCACACCTGTTCTTTTGGAGTCCATGTCCAATATCTTCCTAAGCGCGGAAGTGGCTGGGCGAGTCCATGCCTGTCATGTGGGCAATGGTAAAATT CTGGCTACCTTCAGCACAGAAGGAAACATTTTCTCTTCGCTGGTGGTCAAGACCCCACCGACTTTTATGGGACATTCCTTTGCCGTTTTTGGTTGCATAGACCAACATGTGTACTGCCTGCGATGCAAAACCGGATCGGGTGGCAAATCTGTTGACTTTGAGCTGCACTGGAAGGTCAATGTGGGTGCACCCGTTTATGCAACGCCAACGCTGCTCACAGTGCAACCAAACGGACTTTTGGTTTGGTGCGCCGCCACCAATGGACGCGTCATGCTGATGAACTTTAGAAATGGCGAGATTCAGTGGTCGGATAAACTACCTGGTGAAGTCTTTTCCAGTGCATGCTTTATTGAGGATCTGCGTCGTATTTTCGTGGGATGTCGAGACAATTTCCTTTACTGTCTGGGCATATAG
- the LOC6527735 gene encoding uncharacterized protein LOC6527735 — FTATLTSYVSFFFFFSWAEPCIFTLDHYRWNLKMILKRNNGRPAAYRIKNKHIFTKGFRRRRTKAIKVQECLHKLLRTEGNLINSIRMIPMHRTRSILAESIKLLRRRNRKRVTNDLQDEHNDRKLKTLLRKLYDHKTNSLYLKKMLGNFKAQMNEHDCSNIAETLRSQLKVMRKLTRGNIKEAEECYNVASQLKYMSRSRSTRRKPKNSFEKSIWIFLNSLKTQKNVVVTKKTDNNKSQDLSENPRKAHIHRRRMVLPKRLNAINTGSMSDTNVVYSKISTHNLPASRQKVKVYPREKTQTYKTAEGETTPYTDLIHPKTALGDRAVDKEENQQGTWREPHYTESKLPIRRVKKRMKIRKVPKVKKELTLTNTFPNLKMRRGSRKRVSKNYTTIADESLQKVQSKEGESHAKNERTKFPKSSALNNIQNFSTYENLKSAYRGETLKHKGRSSVLNRNSRKDKSEESLAKYQKMTVSKYFDIKSKFNPVLSESQISQTNSYSVAKPKPVRSLDSMAKDSLQLPMSSMATTIINRLFEEKPIASDEPRRFHKTLDAAKMSTNSFLETISKIKASDRVNAVWSDLQGKYKEWSSNVKTPEDAQKLKEILKRRYIHNVQKLLHTYIKQFKIDSDGGRSETESRKSVMSSRVFRSSYQIPAYHGSSAVHKKASITDISPLRQTHDAFVRSQMESLRSGAFDKDVEQMEHMIMGRQVPTSAEEVEIFKKYKSDPQHYNVLILNVGKPTSDEKYEELLPVLEKNFQFISEQLVILSRQKRVQKMKAKIEIQRAEEEVASKVSGESYIIDRTDLSEAYLEKRRDWWATYIAKQAKNPTEILLAQVRYQKRMDHLAEKKEERKQRKLQEQRMLKKRRSLSALFRAPRQTHRQRQAMDDIRQKLEGRMSKCSLTSLCCRICSRCGLIWTQKCSEGSDDKSAEHICQSVKSR; from the coding sequence TTTACAGCAACCTTGACAAGCTAcgtcagtttttttttctttttttcttggGCAGAGCCTTGTATATTTACTTTAGATCACTATAGGTGGAACTTAAAGATGAttttaaaacgaaataatGGACGACCAGCAGCCTACcgtattaaaaacaaacacatttttaCGAAGGGTTTTAGGAGGCGGAGGACGAAAGCGATTAAAGTGCAAGAATGTTTACACAAACTTTTGAGAACAGAGGGCAATTTGATCAACAGCATACGGATGATACCTATGCATAGAACCCGATCTATTTTAGCTGAATCCATTAAATTGCTACGGCGACGAAATCGTAAGCGTGTAACAAATGATCTGCAAGATGAACACAATGACAGAAAACTGAAGACACTATTACGAAAATTATATGATCATAAAACAAATAGTTTATATCTCAAAAAAATGTTAGGAAATTTTAAGGCTCAAATGAATGAGCATGATTGCAGTAATATTGCAGAAACTTTAAGGTCACAACTAAAAGTAATGAGAAAACTAACCAGGGGCAACATAAAAGAAGCTGAGGAATGTTATAATGTTGCAAGCCAACTGAAATATATGAGTAGAAGTAGGTCTACGAGACGGAAACCGAAAAATTCTTTTGAAAAATCCATATGGATATTCTTAAATTCACTTAAAACCCAGAAGAATGTCGTAGTAACAAAGAAAACGGATAACAATAAAAGTCAGGATCTTAGTGAAAATCCACGTAAAGCACATATTCATAGACGACGCATGGTGCTGCCAAAACGATTGAATGCAATAAATACTGGTTCAATGAGTGATACAAATGTAGTTTATTCAAAAATAAGCACTCATAATTTACCAGCATCCAGGCAAAAAGTTAAAGTTTATCCCCGAGAAAAGacacaaacatacaaaacAGCGGAAGGCGAAACAACACCTTACACAGATTTAATACACCCAAAAACTGCACTTGGAGATAGAGCAGTCGATAAAGAGGAAAATCAGCAGGGAACCTGGAGAGAACCCCATTATACCGAATCAAAATTACCTATACGTAGAGTCAAAAAGAGAATGAAAATTAGAAAAGTCCCAAAAGTGAAAAAGGAATTAACGCTAACGAATACATTTCCAAATTTGAAAATGCGGCGTGGAAGCCGCAAAAGAGTTTCAAAAAACTATACAACGATTGCAGACGAGTCCTTGCAAAAGGTTCAATCGAAAGAGGGGGAAAGTCATGCAAAAAATGAACGTACTAAGTTTCCAAAATCTTCAGCACTAAACAACATACAAAATTTCTCGACATACGAAAATTTGAAATCTGCATACCGAGGGGAAACTTTAAAACACAAGGGCAGAAGTTCAGTTCTTAATAGAAATAGTAGAAAAGATAAATCCGAGGAAAGCTTAGCCAAGTACCAGAAGATGACTGTATCGAAATATTTCGACATCAAATCAAAGTTTAATCCCGTCCTAAGCGAATCTCAGATATCCCAAACAAACTCCTATTCAGTGGCAAAACCGAAACCAGTGAGATCATTGGATAGCATGGCAAAGGATTCACTACAGCTACCAATGTCATCAATGGCCACAACGATTATCAATCGCTTATTCGAAGAAAAGCCAATAGCTTCGGATGAACCAAGAAGATTTCACAAAACATTAGACGCTGCAAAAATGTCAACGAACAGTTTTCTGGAAACGATTTCCAAGATCAAGGCCTCGGATCGAGTAAATGCCGTGTGGAGCGATTTGCAGGGGAAATATAAGGAGTGGTCGTCGAATGTTAAAACGCCCGAGGATGCTCAGAAACTCAAGGAGATCCTCAAACGGCGCTACATTCACAATGTCCAAAAGCTCCTACACACTTATATCAAGCAGTTCAAGATCGATTCAGACGGTGGACGATCGGAAACCGAATCCAGAAAATCAGTAATGTCAAGTAGGGTATTTCGTTCCAGCTACCAAATACCAGCTTACCATGGATCTTCAGCAGTTCACAAAAAGGCATCTATCACCGACATTTCGCCGCTCAGACAAACGCACGACGCCTTTGTCCGATCGCAAATGGAATCGTTGAGGTCTGGTGCTTTTGACAAAGATGTGGAGCAAATGGAGCACATGATCATGGGTAGACAGGTACCCACAAGTGCGGAGGAAGTGGAAATCTTCAAGAAATATAAATCTGACCCTCAGCACTACAACGTGCTGATACTTAATGTCGGCAAACCCACTTCCGATGAAAAGTATGAGGAACTGTTGCCAGTTCTGGAGAAGAACTTTCAATTTATAAGCGAACAATTAGTGATACTTTCCAGGCAAAAGAGGGTTCAGAAGATGAAAGCCAAAATCGAAATACAAAGAGCAGAAGAGGAAGTAGCATCAAAAGTTTCAGGTGAAAGCTACATCATTGATCGTACAGATTTAAGTGAAGCATATCTGGAAAAGAGGAGGGACTGGTGGGCAACCTACATAGCCAAGCAGGCCAAGAATCCGACAGAGATTCTTTTGGCCCAAGTCCGGTATCAGAAACGAATGGACCACCTTGCCGAAAAAAAGGAAGAGCGCAAGCAACGAAAACTACAAGAGCAGCGGATGCTCAAAAAGAGGAGATCACTTAGTGCCCTATTCAGAGCTCCAAGGCAAACGCACCGCCAGCGACAAGCCATGGATGATATAAGGCAAAAGCTGGAGGGTAGGATGTCGAAGTGCTCGCTAACATCTTTGTGTTGTCGGATATGCAGCAGGTGCGGCTTGATCTGGACACAGAAGTGCTCCGAAGGTTCCGACGATAAGTCAGCAGAACACATCTGCCAAAGTGTAAAATCAAGATAG
- the LOC6527734 gene encoding DNA excision repair protein ERCC-5 homolog, with translation MGVTGLWKLIEPCGKPVPVETLEGKILAVDISIWLHQVVKGFQDNKGSALSNAHLLGLFHRLCKLLYYRVRPVFIFDGCVPQLKRDTIARRQQQRNKLSNEADRIQALLLQSLAKEKVVQQALGKNAELLLKSPVKRPPPAKKNDEDDLFKLPELPAVSEGQDGQGESEQDTSASASDSSFDESTARHSYNSSLQAIDVKSQHFRNLPADVRHEILTDIKETRKQSSWGRLHELPARSDDFCSFQMKRLLKRRAVQESLEQAEQEMGGHTLTYAELCDFFSEEGILTPTAIEQCTRQISSDEHTRFLLVRDLKKKAMESTKQEVKMEMIEEVPAEEDEKPSTSTKKEPVESTDLGTEFDEDLAKALSMSMEETKVYDEKDYEYDSDQELRLNRAQTKQLRHAAKGPARAYMIEYGGMNKEEVGNIMEVTQLNDTQSLEKFLEITTVQSDIADNSIEEAKLIAQAIEESKQLSQAIEESKRNLNEDKVEIIDTDTDSDLEEVMDVPGLDKDKKNLEICVDITEGQGDSNDLFADIFEDGEANKIEKHKSDEEDDDFIEVKDSEELKLNSEDEAKAITNKSAKEINEVMPSIDEIIEVKDSQEMIPVEASLKPDLDTILNDLKKETAAVKSIQLNITEEANPKPKVELSSILDELKIKMADVKNISLDHVKLSKSAPIVLSDDDENALKSSKTVPKEEVIELCDSDDNKNNRVSPNKTPSKNKSIKDFFETSYVIKRTPDKSPATNETSPGTPKTPQPFFRKRTPKSGRKRASDANEDSDEEVSPTKRSSKASKSLFETKEPEKEKTVDPEELIKDAAEALKSQKTSEELQEMASNLAQERKELEIERNRQDRMGMSISQRMSIDCQELLRLFGIPYIVAPMEAEAQCAFLNATDLTHGTITDDSDIWLFGGRTVYKNFFAQNKHVLEFRAEQIEQTFNCNRGKLIQLACLVGSDYTTGIHGIGAVTALEILASFSGQDANGPGVCNQSVLQTLTKFRDWWQAHKSTNLPPGSSARHSLRKKLKNIELHEGFPNVAVVEAYLAPTIDDNRDAFSWGTPDVESIREFTRKSFGWTTSKTDDILMPVMKKINEKKIQGSIRNYFTAKSALRVQQPHVSKRVQLAIDKMSGKIDKTPEKPKKVARTRRAKAAPPTDPDLAYAEVEVKTARPKRGKRKAAPESEVVDEELPTTSQSAPKPEKCPRIPNTVEVIPQREKDLEQMRLNKAKAAEILKKSAKANKK, from the exons ATGGGAGTTACGGGCCTGTGGAAGCTTATTGAGCCGTGCGGCAAGCCAGTGCCTGTAGAAACACTGGAGGGTAAAATCCTCGCAGTGG ATATATCCATTTGGTTGCATCAGGTTGTGAAGGGCTTTCAGGACAACAAGGGCTCGGCCCTGAGTAATGCCCATTTACTGGGTCTCTTCCATCGCCTCTGTAAATTGCTATACTATCGTGTGCGACcggttttcattttcgatggATGCGTGCCGCAGCTCAAAAGGGACACCATT GCACGTCGTCAGCAGCAGAGGAATAAGCTTAGCAATGAAGCTGATCGTATTCAGGCTTTGCTCCTGCAATCCCTGGCCAAAGAAAAAGTAGTGCAGCAAGCGCTGGGCAAGAATGCGGAGCTGCTGCTCAAATCTCCGGTTAAGCGACCGCCTCCAGCCAAGAAGAACGACGAAGATGACTTGTTTAAGCTGCCTGAACTGCCGGCTGTATCGGAGGGGCAAGATGGTCAAGGTGAAAGCGAGCAGGACACCAGTGCCAGTGCCTCTGACAGCTCCTTTGACGAGTCAACCGCTCGACATTCTTACAACTCCAGTTTACAGGCCATCGATGTGAAGAGTCAGCACTTTCGGAATCTGCCAGCCGATGTGCGACACGAGATCCTTACAGACATCAAGGAGACGCGCAAGCAGTCGTCGTGGGGTCGTCTGCACGAGTTGCCCGCCCGCAGCGATGACTTCTGCTCCTTTCAGATGAAGCGACTCCTAAAGCGTCGAGCCGTTCAGGAGAGCTTAGAGCAGGCGGAACAGGAGATGGGCGGACACACGCTGACCTATGCAGAGTTGTGCGACTTCTTCAGCGAGGAGGGCATACTCACTCCAACTGCCATTGAACAGTGTACCCGACAAATCAGCTCGGATGAGCACACACGGTTCCTGCTGGTCAGGGATCTTAAGAAGAAAGCTATGGAGAGCACCAAGCAGGAGgttaaaatggaaatgattgAGGAGGTGCCCGCGGAGGAGGATGAGAAGCCAAGCACTTCTACCAAGAAAGAGCCTGTGGAAAGTACAGACCTAGGCACGGAGTTCGATGAGGATTTGGCCAAAGCGCTGTCCATGTCAATGGAGGAGACCAAGGTGTACGATGAAAAGGACTACGAGTATGACTCGGACCAAGAGTTGCGCCTCAACCGAGCTCAAACGAAGCAATTGCGCCATGCGGCCAAAGGACCTGCACGGGCATATATGATTGAGTACGGCGGAATGAACAAAGAGGAAGTTGGCAACATCATGGAGGTCACTCAGCTCAATGACACTCAAAGCCTTGAGAAATTCCTTGAGATCACCACAGTCCAGTCCGACATCGCTGACAACTCGATTGAGGAGGCCAAGCTTATTGCACAGGCTATTGAAGAGAGCAAACAACTCTCCCAAGCGATTGAGGAAAGCAAGAGGAATCTTAACGAGGATAAGGTGGAGATTATAGATACTGATACCGACTCAGACTTGGAAGAAGTAATGGATGTTCCAGGGCTAGACAAAGACAAAAAGAATCTTGAGATTTGTGTTGACATCACTGAGGGCCAAGGGGATTCGAATGATTTGTTTGCGGATATTTTCGAGGATGGAGAGGCGAATAAAATTGAGAAACATAAAAGCGATGAGGAAGATGATGACTTCATAGAAGTAAAAGACAGTGAAGAACTAAAATTGAACTCTGAAGACGAAGCTAAAGCAATCACAAACAAAAGTGCTAAAGAAATTAATGAAGTAATGCCGTCCATTGATGAAATTATCGAAGTAAAAGATAGCCAAGAAATGATTCCAGTAGAAGCTAGTCTCAAACCTGATCTAGACACAATTTTAAATGATCTGAAAAAGGAAACGGCGGCAGTTAAAAGTATTCAACTAAACATAACTGAAGAAGCAAATCCAAAACCAAAGGTAGAACTCAGTTCTATATTGGATGAGCTTAAAATCAAGATGGCCGACGTTAAAAACATCAGTCTGGATCACGTGAAACTAAGTAAAAGTGCGCCTATCGTACTATCCGACGACGACGAAAACGCCTTGAAATCCTCGAAAACAGTTCCGAAGGAAGAGGTAATCGAGTTGTGCGACAGCGACgataataaaaacaacagaGTATCTCCAAACAAAACGCCCAGCAAAAACAAGTCCATAAAGGACTTTTTTGAGACCAGTTACGTGATCAAGCGAACGCCCGACAAATCCCCAGCGACAAATGAAACATCGCCGGGAACACCCAAGACCCCGCAGCCCTTTTTCAGGAAGAGAACCCCGAAGTCCGGACGTAAAAGAGCTAGTGATGCCAATGAGGACAGTGATGAGGAAGTTTCGCCCACAAAAAGGTCCAGTAAGGCATCAAAATCGCTCTTCGAAACAAAGGAGCCGGAAAAAGAAAAGACTGTTGATCCTGAG GAGCTTATCAAAGATGCAGCTGAGGCCCTGAAATCACAGAAGACCTCAGAAGAACTGCAGGAGATGGCAAGCAACTTGGCCCAGGAGCGAAAAGAGCTGGAAATCGAGCGGAACCGGCAAGACCGAATGGGAATGTCCATCAGCCAGCGCATGAGCATCGATTGCCAGGAGTTGTTGCGCCTGTTCGGCATCCCGTACATTGTTGCCCCCATGGAGGCGGAGGCGCAGTGCGCCTTCCTCAATGCCACCGATCTCACCCACGGCACCATTACGGATGACAGTGATATCTGGCTTTTCGGTGGTCGCACTGTCTACAAGAACTTCTTTGCCCAAAACAAGCACGTGCTGGAGTTCCGGGCGGAACAGATAGAGCAAACGTTTAACTGCAACAGGGGTAAACTCATCCAGTTGGCCTGTTTGGTGGGCAGTGACTACACAACAGGAATTCATGGCATTGGTGCTGTAACGGCCCTGGAGATATTGGCCTCTTTTTCCGGACAGGATGCGAATGGGCCAGGTGTCTGCAATCAATCGGTGTTGCAAACGCTAACAAAGTTCCGCGACTGGTGGCAAGCACACAAGAGCACCAATCTTCCACCTGGCAGCTCGGCTCGTCATTCGCTCCGCAAAAAACTTAAGAACATCGAACTGCACGAAGGTTTTCCCAACGTTGCAGTGGTGGAGGCATATTTAGCGCCCACGATCGATGACAATCGGGATGCATTTAGTTGGGGCACCCCGGATGTGGAATCAATACGGGAATTCACGCGTAAATCTTTCGGTTGGACTACTTCAAAAACGGATGACATTCTGATGCCTGTGATGAAGAAAATTAACGAGAAGAAGATACAGGGTTCCATACGCAACTACTTTACGGCAAAGAGTGCTCTGCGAGTTCAACAACCGCACGTCAGCAAACGTGTCCAACTGGCCATCGATAAGATGTCCGGGAAGATCGACAAGACGCCGGAGAAACCAAAGAAGGTGGCACGCACAAGGCGGGCAAAGGCAGCTCCCCCAACAGATCCTGATTTAGCCTACGCGGAAGTGGAGGTGAAAACTGCTCGCCCCAAACGCGGCAAACGAAAAGCTGCGCCTGAATCGGAAGTTGTGGATGAGGAACTGCCTACCACATCGCAGTCAGCGCCGAAGCCTGAAAAGTGTCCTCGAATACCAAACACCGTTGAAGTTATACCACAGAGGGAAAAGGACCTGGAGCAGATGCGACTAAACAAGGCAAAGGCAGCAGAGATTCTTAAGAAGTCAGCaaaagccaataaaaaataa
- the LOC6527733 gene encoding DNA polymerase epsilon subunit 3, whose protein sequence is MVERIEDLNLPNAVIARLIKESLPESASVSKEARAAIARAASVFAIFVTSSSTALAHKQNHKTITAKDILQTLTELDFESFVPSLTQDLEVYRKMVKDKKESKASKKDSSVAESANASATPAAEEAAE, encoded by the coding sequence ATGGTCGAGCGCATCGAGGATCTTAACCTGCCGAATGCCGTAATTGCGCGGCTCATCAAGGAATCACTGCCGGAGTCAGCCAGCGTCAGCAAGGAAGCGCGAGCAGCGATCGCCCGAGCGGCATCTGTGTTTGCCATCTTTGTGACATCCTCGTCGACGGCGTTGGCCCACAAGCAGAATCACAAGACCATCACGGCCAAAGATATTCTACAGACCCTCACTGAGCTGGACTTCGAGAGTTTTGTGCCCTCCCTGACGCAGGATCTCGAGGTCTATCGCAAGATGGTCAAGGACAAAAAGGAGAGCAAGGCCAGCAAGAAAGACTCCAGCGTCGCCGAAAGTGCCAATGCAAGTGCGACTCCAGCCGCAGAGGAGGCTGCCGAGTGA